In Gemmatimonadaceae bacterium, the following proteins share a genomic window:
- a CDS encoding membrane dipeptidase: MALDPDPSRDALSRRAAITRLAAGVVAAPAILRGRYPLFRPHDARYAIEYSARAIKLVQESVVIDLLNQFRFADFAEKPPKSQLWLSKPRSMTPADWEVYRTSGYTVICLGHAPRDYADGLRFFAEWNGFVAEYPEWFARVDDARDFEAVKKAGKVGIMITFQNSDHFRAPDDVDQFYSLGQRLSQLTYNYQNRIGSGFLEERDGGLTVFGKSIVQRMEQVGMAVDVSHCADRTTLDTLDIAKRPVVFSHASARGLMPDHARCKTDEMITKMAKTGGVMGIPFLRMMISPTEPTTIEHALNHFDYVRKLVGVEHLAMGSDMDVVGNPNPVNGAGQGNPATPNFERYHLHVGEKGEWLLTVPGLDHPKRTFDVVEGLIRRGYTDQHIAMVLGGNAMRVFRNLWGQ, encoded by the coding sequence ATGGCACTCGATCCCGATCCCTCGCGCGACGCCCTCTCGCGCCGCGCCGCGATCACCCGCCTCGCCGCGGGCGTCGTCGCCGCCCCGGCCATCCTGCGCGGGCGCTACCCGCTCTTTCGCCCGCATGATGCGCGCTACGCCATCGAATACTCGGCGCGCGCCATCAAGCTGGTGCAGGAGTCGGTCGTCATCGACCTGCTCAACCAGTTCCGCTTCGCCGACTTCGCCGAGAAGCCGCCCAAGAGCCAGCTCTGGCTCAGCAAGCCGCGCAGCATGACGCCGGCCGATTGGGAGGTGTATCGCACCAGCGGCTACACGGTCATCTGCCTTGGCCATGCCCCGCGCGACTACGCCGACGGGCTCCGCTTCTTCGCCGAGTGGAACGGCTTTGTCGCCGAGTACCCGGAGTGGTTCGCGCGCGTGGATGATGCGCGCGACTTCGAGGCGGTGAAGAAGGCGGGGAAGGTGGGGATCATGATCACCTTCCAGAACTCCGATCACTTCCGCGCGCCGGACGACGTCGACCAGTTCTACTCGTTAGGGCAGCGGCTGTCGCAGCTGACGTACAACTACCAGAACCGCATCGGGAGCGGCTTTCTGGAGGAGCGCGACGGCGGGCTCACCGTGTTCGGCAAGTCCATCGTGCAGCGCATGGAGCAGGTGGGGATGGCGGTGGATGTGTCGCACTGCGCCGACCGCACCACGCTCGACACGCTCGATATCGCCAAGCGACCGGTTGTCTTCTCGCACGCGAGCGCGCGCGGGCTCATGCCCGACCATGCGCGCTGCAAGACCGATGAGATGATCACCAAGATGGCGAAGACCGGCGGGGTGATGGGAATCCCGTTCCTGCGGATGATGATCTCGCCCACCGAACCGACCACCATCGAGCACGCGCTCAACCACTTCGACTATGTGCGCAAGCTCGTGGGGGTCGAGCACCTGGCGATGGGGAGCGACATGGACGTGGTGGGGAATCCCAACCCGGTGAACGGGGCGGGGCAGGGGAACCCGGCGACGCCTAACTTCGAACGGTATCACCTGCACGTCGGCGAGAAGGGGGAGTGGCTGCTGACCGTGCCGGGGCTGGATCATCCCAAGCGGACCTTCGACGTCGTCGAGGGGCTCATCCGCCGCGGCTACACCGACCAGCACATCGCCATGGTGCTGGGCGGGAACGCGATGCGCGTCTTCCGGAATCTGTGGGGGCAATGA
- a CDS encoding alpha/beta hydrolase, with protein sequence MMRPLRTLAALTLLALAAALVLYLKHNPETAILDDAARRSAPGKFVQLADGVTHYDVTGPDAGPPVVLVHGFSVPSYIWDSTVVALSRAGYRVIRYDVYGRGWSDRPDVAYDGALFDRQLDGLLDSLHVTEPVHLMGLSFGGFVTGHFVPGHRARVRTLTLVDPVASSTPVPSFMGWPVVGDWIWQVTRVPGMADNQASDFLHPEHWPDWADRYRPQMQYKGFGRALLRSGMTSGRTNYDSLYAAVGRSGVPVLLIWGRQDQTVPIEKADVLKRAIPSLEFLAVDSAGHLPHMEQPLLVHTRMRAFLGAHDLPSASPVAFDSAAVRR encoded by the coding sequence TTGATGCGCCCCCTCCGCACTCTCGCCGCACTCACCCTCCTCGCCCTCGCTGCAGCCCTCGTGTTGTATCTCAAGCACAACCCCGAGACCGCGATACTCGACGATGCGGCGCGCCGTTCGGCGCCCGGCAAGTTCGTGCAGCTGGCGGATGGCGTCACGCACTACGATGTCACGGGCCCCGATGCCGGGCCCCCCGTCGTCCTCGTCCACGGCTTCTCCGTCCCCTCGTACATCTGGGACTCGACCGTGGTCGCGCTCAGCCGTGCAGGTTACCGCGTCATTCGCTACGACGTCTATGGGCGCGGTTGGTCCGATCGTCCCGATGTGGCGTACGACGGCGCGCTCTTCGACCGGCAGCTCGATGGGCTCCTCGACTCATTGCACGTGACGGAACCCGTGCACCTGATGGGGCTCTCGTTCGGCGGCTTCGTCACCGGGCACTTCGTTCCCGGCCATCGCGCGCGCGTGCGCACGCTCACCCTGGTCGACCCCGTGGCGTCGTCCACGCCGGTGCCCTCGTTCATGGGATGGCCCGTCGTCGGTGACTGGATCTGGCAGGTGACGCGCGTCCCCGGGATGGCCGACAACCAGGCATCGGACTTCCTCCACCCCGAACACTGGCCCGACTGGGCCGACCGCTACCGCCCGCAGATGCAGTACAAGGGGTTCGGGCGCGCGCTGCTGCGGTCGGGGATGACCTCCGGGCGCACCAACTACGACTCGCTGTACGCCGCCGTGGGGAGGAGCGGCGTACCGGTGTTGCTCATCTGGGGGCGACAGGACCAGACGGTGCCGATCGAGAAAGCCGACGTGCTCAAGCGCGCCATTCCGTCGCTCGAGTTCCTCGCCGTCGACTCGGCGGGGCACCTTCCGCACATGGAACAGCCATTGCTCGTGCACACGCGCATGCGCGCGTTCCTGGGGGCGCATGACCTGCCGTCCGCGTCACCCGTCGCGTTCGACAGCGCGGCGGTGAGGCGTTAG
- a CDS encoding cyclase family protein: protein MPKRLALAALFAVTAPISTHAQAIDLTRYRVVDLTHPLNAKTLYWPTAKTGFQLQEVAFGDTPGGYFYSSYTFAAPEHGGTHLDAPIHFHKGGLTADRIPVEQLIAPAVVIDISAKAAKDADYRLTVDDVLAWERKNGRIPRGAFVMLRTGWGVRWPNAKAYLGDDTPGDASKLHFPSYGVDAATLLVRERKVTALGADVASIDYGPSKDFKVHQIASAASVLGLENVARLEALPVRGATVIALPMKIEGGSGGPVRIVALVPRTGAR, encoded by the coding sequence ATGCCCAAACGCCTCGCCCTCGCCGCCCTGTTCGCCGTCACCGCACCAATCTCCACGCACGCGCAGGCCATCGACCTCACCCGCTATCGTGTCGTCGACCTCACGCACCCGCTCAATGCCAAGACGCTCTACTGGCCGACGGCGAAGACGGGCTTCCAGCTGCAAGAGGTCGCCTTTGGCGACACGCCTGGCGGCTACTTTTATTCGTCGTACACCTTCGCCGCCCCCGAGCACGGGGGGACTCACCTCGATGCCCCCATTCACTTCCACAAGGGGGGACTCACCGCCGACCGTATCCCCGTCGAGCAGCTCATCGCTCCCGCCGTCGTCATCGACATCAGCGCGAAAGCGGCCAAGGATGCCGACTACCGCCTCACCGTCGACGACGTGCTCGCGTGGGAACGGAAGAACGGTCGCATCCCGCGTGGTGCCTTCGTCATGCTCCGCACGGGGTGGGGCGTGCGCTGGCCGAATGCCAAGGCGTACCTGGGCGACGACACGCCTGGTGACGCCTCGAAGCTTCACTTCCCCAGCTATGGCGTCGACGCCGCGACGCTCCTCGTGCGGGAACGCAAGGTCACCGCGTTAGGCGCGGATGTCGCCTCCATCGACTACGGCCCCAGCAAGGACTTCAAGGTCCACCAGATCGCCTCGGCGGCGAGCGTCCTCGGGCTGGAGAACGTCGCGCGCCTCGAGGCGCTTCCGGTCAGGGGCGCAACGGTGATCGCCCTGCCGATGAAGATCGAAGGCGGCTCCGGCGGACCGGTGCGGATCGTCGCGCTGGTGCCCAGGACGGGGGCGCGGTAG
- a CDS encoding galactose mutarotase: MSPPRLITGLILTLLSVRAAAAASPQSVTRESFGTTRAGDAVDRYTLRNAHGVEVQVITYGAIITSLRTPDRAGRFDDIVLGFDRLADYEEKSPYFGAVVGRVANRVARGRFTLDGKEYTLAVNNGPNALHGGLKGFDKVIWRAESFKNDTSVGVVLTYTSKDGEEGYPGTLAVRVTYTLTQHDALVVDYHATTDKATPVNLSQHTYWNLAGTGPGRAPNAPLLDAGAHVLTIHATSYTPVDSTLIPTGEIARVAGTPFDFRTPTAIGARIGDRHQQLRFGGGYDHNLVLDRAVRDGKRTAIRVEEPTTGRTLDIATTEPGVQFYSGNFLDGTLTGKAGRRYAYRGTVVLETQHYPDSPNHPGFPNTILRPGQTFRSRTVFTFGVKS, translated from the coding sequence GTGTCCCCTCCCCGCCTCATCACCGGTCTCATCCTCACCCTCCTCTCCGTCCGAGCCGCCGCAGCAGCTTCCCCGCAGTCCGTCACCAGGGAGTCTTTCGGCACCACGCGCGCCGGCGACGCGGTGGATCGCTACACGCTGCGCAACGCGCACGGCGTCGAGGTGCAGGTGATCACATACGGGGCGATCATCACCTCGCTGCGCACGCCGGACCGGGCTGGACGCTTCGACGACATCGTCCTGGGCTTCGACCGCCTCGCCGACTACGAGGAGAAGTCGCCGTACTTCGGTGCCGTCGTGGGACGCGTGGCCAATCGCGTGGCGCGCGGGCGCTTCACGCTCGACGGCAAGGAGTACACGCTCGCCGTGAACAACGGCCCCAACGCGCTGCACGGCGGGCTGAAGGGCTTCGACAAGGTCATCTGGCGCGCCGAGTCGTTCAAGAATGATACGAGCGTCGGCGTGGTGCTGACCTACACGAGCAAGGACGGCGAGGAGGGGTATCCGGGCACGCTGGCGGTGCGCGTGACGTACACACTCACGCAGCACGACGCGCTCGTCGTGGATTATCACGCCACGACCGACAAGGCGACGCCGGTGAATCTGTCGCAGCACACGTACTGGAACCTGGCGGGGACCGGGCCGGGGCGCGCGCCAAACGCTCCGCTGCTGGACGCCGGTGCCCACGTGTTGACGATCCATGCCACGTCGTACACCCCGGTCGACTCGACGCTGATCCCGACCGGTGAGATTGCCCGCGTGGCTGGGACGCCGTTCGACTTCCGCACGCCGACGGCGATCGGCGCACGCATTGGCGACAGGCACCAGCAGTTGCGATTCGGCGGCGGTTACGACCACAACCTCGTTCTCGACCGCGCCGTGCGCGACGGCAAACGCACGGCGATCCGCGTGGAGGAACCAACGACCGGTCGCACCCTCGACATCGCCACCACCGAGCCCGGGGTGCAGTTCTACAGCGGCAACTTCCTGGACGGAACGCTCACCGGGAAAGCAGGCCGTCGCTATGCGTATCGCGGGACCGTGGTGCTCGAGACGCAGCACTATCCCGATTCGCCCAATCATCCCGGATTTCCCAACACGATCCTGCGTCCGGGCCAAACGTTCCGAAGCCGGACCGTGTTCACATTCGGCGTGAAGTCGTAG
- a CDS encoding CBS domain-containing protein: MPTIQALIDRKGGDVHAVGPNASVLEAAQLMNRRGIGGVVVLDADERIVGIFTERDILRRVVASGRDAAHTMVRDVATSDVVTMPLHTGIDECAALMSARRIRHLPVVDEGRLVGMVTTGDLLAYRVAESEATLQFMSSYLFDVR, translated from the coding sequence ATGCCCACGATCCAGGCCTTGATCGACCGCAAGGGCGGCGACGTTCATGCCGTTGGCCCCAACGCCTCGGTGCTCGAAGCGGCGCAGTTGATGAACCGGCGCGGGATTGGCGGGGTGGTCGTGCTCGATGCCGACGAACGCATCGTGGGCATCTTCACCGAGCGCGACATCCTGCGCCGCGTGGTGGCCTCGGGGCGCGATGCGGCGCACACGATGGTGCGCGATGTCGCGACGTCCGACGTCGTCACGATGCCGCTGCACACCGGCATCGACGAGTGCGCCGCCCTCATGTCGGCGCGACGCATTCGCCACCTCCCCGTGGTCGACGAAGGACGACTCGTGGGGATGGTGACGACGGGCGACCTCCTGGCCTACCGCGTCGCCGAGTCGGAAGCGACGCTGCAGTTCATGAGCAGCTACCTGTTCGACGTGCGATAG
- a CDS encoding DUF3224 domain-containing protein translates to MMRASGTFTVKLTPRAGDAYVDGKSLGRLTIDKVFEGDLSGTSVGQMLSAMSAVNGSAPDSRTDGLEWLHGHMQIIIEGGVHSYVF, encoded by the coding sequence ATGATGCGCGCCTCGGGGACCTTCACGGTCAAGCTCACGCCGCGGGCGGGCGATGCGTATGTCGACGGGAAGTCGTTAGGGCGCCTGACGATCGACAAGGTTTTCGAGGGCGACCTGTCGGGAACGAGCGTGGGGCAGATGTTGAGCGCAATGTCCGCGGTGAATGGATCGGCCCCCGACTCGAGGACCGACGGGCTGGAGTGGTTGCACGGGCACATGCAGATCATCATCGAGGGCGGGGTGCACTCGTATGTTTTCTAG
- a CDS encoding NAD(P)-binding protein produces the protein MAALPAGAAHAAAALGGGEETQHEERGRMRDDGVTRRDFLNGVSMAVGASMLAPWGDLIAQGWDYGADYYPPAKTGLRGTHDGAWENMHARVAGKTWKRGAPEEQYDLIVVGGGISGLSSAFHFRKQRPNARILVLDNHDDFGGHAKRNEFSINGETRIGYGGTESIDTPSAYTAVARETLKEIGIVTQRFYDYFDQTLYAKLGLSKSILFDQENFGVRKLVTGYGKVSWEEFARNAPLNDQARADFIRVQTEEKDYLPGLSREEKYAKLSKVSYEAWLRDTCKVDRQLLELYRKFGISFWCVGIDQIPCTSVHEYDGGMPGLDHTLPRFGHRGDEPYIFHFPDGNASVARSLVRALIPAAMPGTTMEDLVTTRADYAQLDRKGAQVRIRLNSTAVHVAHAVSRKAVDVTYVTSTGGAHTVRAPRVILASYNMGIPYLCPELPAAQKKGLSYGVKVPLTYTKVLVPNWRAFARLGTDFVYYTKDFFKQVELDYPVSIGKYKRSQTPDDPMVLHMCYVHLDPVKTGPEGWREGRRKLMETSFAQFEFHVRDQLDAALKGGGFDAERDIKAITVNRWPHGYAYSPGLLWEPPYASEAEKPWVIGRQPFGRIAIANSDAGAQADTNSAITQAARAVGEVLAAV, from the coding sequence GTGGCCGCGCTGCCCGCAGGCGCGGCGCACGCCGCCGCAGCGTTAGGCGGAGGGGAGGAAACCCAACACGAGGAGCGCGGCCGCATGCGAGACGACGGCGTCACCAGGCGAGACTTCCTCAACGGCGTGAGCATGGCCGTCGGCGCGTCGATGCTGGCGCCGTGGGGCGACCTCATTGCGCAGGGGTGGGACTACGGCGCCGACTACTATCCGCCGGCAAAGACCGGGCTGCGCGGGACGCACGATGGGGCGTGGGAGAACATGCACGCCCGCGTGGCGGGAAAGACGTGGAAGCGCGGCGCCCCCGAGGAGCAGTACGACCTCATCGTCGTTGGCGGGGGGATCAGCGGATTGTCGTCGGCGTTCCACTTCCGCAAGCAGCGGCCCAACGCGCGCATCCTCGTCCTCGACAACCACGACGACTTCGGCGGGCACGCCAAGCGCAATGAGTTCTCCATCAACGGCGAGACGCGCATTGGCTATGGCGGGACCGAGTCGATCGACACGCCGTCGGCCTACACGGCGGTTGCGCGCGAGACGCTCAAGGAGATCGGGATCGTCACGCAGCGCTTCTATGACTACTTCGACCAGACGCTCTACGCCAAGCTGGGGCTGAGCAAGTCGATCCTCTTCGACCAGGAGAACTTCGGCGTCCGGAAGCTGGTGACGGGATACGGGAAGGTGTCGTGGGAGGAGTTTGCTAGGAACGCCCCGCTCAACGACCAGGCGCGCGCCGACTTCATCCGCGTGCAGACGGAAGAGAAGGACTACCTTCCCGGCCTGTCGCGCGAGGAGAAGTATGCGAAGCTGAGCAAGGTGAGCTACGAGGCGTGGTTGCGCGACACCTGCAAGGTGGACCGCCAGTTGCTCGAACTGTATCGCAAGTTCGGGATCTCGTTCTGGTGCGTGGGGATCGACCAGATTCCCTGCACGTCGGTGCACGAGTACGACGGCGGGATGCCGGGGCTGGACCACACGCTGCCGCGCTTTGGGCACCGCGGCGACGAGCCCTACATCTTCCACTTCCCCGACGGCAACGCCTCGGTGGCGCGCTCGCTGGTGCGCGCGCTGATCCCGGCGGCGATGCCGGGGACGACGATGGAAGACCTGGTGACGACGCGCGCCGACTATGCGCAGCTGGACCGGAAGGGGGCGCAGGTGCGCATCCGCCTCAACAGCACTGCGGTGCACGTGGCGCACGCCGTCAGCCGCAAGGCGGTGGACGTCACCTACGTCACCAGCACCGGCGGGGCGCACACGGTGCGCGCGCCGCGCGTCATCCTCGCCAGCTACAACATGGGGATCCCCTACCTGTGCCCCGAGCTTCCGGCGGCGCAGAAGAAGGGGCTGAGCTACGGCGTGAAGGTCCCGCTCACCTACACCAAGGTCCTCGTCCCCAACTGGCGGGCATTCGCGCGGCTTGGGACCGACTTCGTGTACTACACCAAGGACTTCTTCAAGCAGGTGGAGCTCGACTACCCGGTGTCGATCGGGAAGTACAAGCGTTCGCAAACGCCTGACGACCCGATGGTGCTGCACATGTGCTACGTGCACCTCGACCCGGTGAAGACGGGGCCCGAGGGGTGGCGCGAGGGGCGGCGCAAGCTGATGGAGACGTCGTTCGCGCAGTTCGAGTTCCACGTGCGCGACCAGCTCGACGCGGCGCTCAAGGGCGGTGGCTTCGACGCCGAGCGGGACATCAAGGCGATCACGGTGAACCGCTGGCCACACGGGTATGCGTACTCGCCGGGGTTGCTGTGGGAGCCGCCCTACGCGTCCGAAGCAGAGAAGCCGTGGGTGATCGGGCGGCAGCCGTTCGGGCGCATCGCGATCGCCAACTCCGATGCCGGCGCGCAGGCCGACACCAACTCGGCGATCACGCAGGCGGCGCGAGCGGTCGGGGAGGTGCTGGCGGCGGTGTAG